In Nitrospirota bacterium, the genomic window CGGCAATACTTCTTCCTCCTGCGTTTAAGGCAGCCCTGTGTGCAGAGCTGTCTATCCCTCTTGCCATGCCGCTCACAATGGTAAAACCAGCAGATGACAGTTCTGCAGAGAGCATTTCTGATACCTTTTTACCATAAGGTGACGGATTCCTCGTTCCAACTATAGCCAGCGCATTTATATCGTCAGGACTTACAGAACCATTCATATAGAAATATAACGGCGGATCATATATGTCTTTTAACCTGTCTGGATAATCCGGATGGTTGATGTGAATAAATTTGATGCCGGCATTGTTTATCCTGCTTATTTCATCCTCAACTTCCGGAGAAGGATGCCGCACTGATATTATTTCCCATGCCATTGAAGGTGTAAGACCATCTACGCTGCACAGGTCTTCAAACGAGGATGCAAATACCTTTTCAGGTGTGGAAAATCTTTCAATAAGCCTTCTGCATAGTGAATACTTGTTAGATAATATATGCGCAAGCGCCAGCCATGTATAGTGTTCGTTCATAAATAGTAATTGACCCTGTGACTTCTGGTTTAGCGGACTGCTTGTGATTAAGGTTGAAAGGGGTTTGTTATTTTATTACTGTTGTAACCTTACTGCCGGTTCCAAATGGTTCAGCACTTTTTTTGACAAAAGCAGCAGAGGTGTTATCCTGCACTGAGAGTACCCGAAGTTCAGCGATAACATCATCTTTTCTGTCTCCGGTTACATAGAGAATCGTCCCGGGTATAATGCCGTCTGCCGCACCTTTATCCACATAAACCACGCTATATTGCGCGCTTAGGGCAGACTTCTCCTGTGCCTCAATTATATATCCCTCGATTTCTGTGGAAGACTTTGAGATTTCATTAACCGGCTGAGCAGGGATATATGGCTGTATCTGATCCCCGATTGAGGCATAGTTGTATGATCTTATTATCATTCCTGATGCATCATATCCCTGCAGCCTGTTGATCTCAACTACCCCTATAGGTGTAAAGAGATAACCTGACGTTTTCTTTGTAATTGGATGAATAACAGGCCCCGATGTCCTGAAGATTGTGAATTTTTGACCCAATAACACCTTGTTAGCATGGACTTTTGACAGGTCCAGATAAACGATGTCTCCCTGCGCAAAGATAGTCCTGTCTTCCCTTGTCCCCTTTATGACCCCATAGCTTTCAATATTATTTATAATATGTCCGCCAGCCTCGATTGTATTGGCTGCTATGGCCGGTTTCACAACAGACGGCGCAGCTGGTCCGGCAGTTCTCTTATGAGGCTGTGCAATATCCGGTGGCAGGAGCAATGGGGCTTCTTCCCCTGGCTCAGTTGCAGCCTGCTCAGGAAGTGTGGCTTCGGCTGCTGAAACAGGCGCTTCTTCCGTTGCTGCCTCTTGCCCAGACTCAGGTCCTGTGACAATAACAGATGGTATGATTAATTTTTTGCCTGGAAATATGAGGTCAGGGTTTTTTATGTATTTATTATTCTCCCATATATTGGGCCAAAGGAATGGATTCTTCAGGAAATCCCCTGAAATGTCCCAGAGTGTGTCGCCTTTAATTATAGTATAAACAGATGTGTCGCCTTCCTTAACCTCCCCGTTGCGATTGCCTTCGGAAGGCTGGCTGAAACTATAAGAAGCTGCATTGATGATAAGCACTCCTGTCAGAGTGATGATACTTAGTGATTTTTTTATCTTCATAAGTCTCCTTTTCCCATCCTTTAAGGATTTATCAAAGAGTGCCAGGTTTGTCAATAACAATTTATAAAAATCAGGCTGAAGGCTGAAGGCTGAAGACTGAAGGTGGTAATCTCAATTACCTTTAGTCTTCGGTCTTTCCAACTTCAG contains:
- a CDS encoding LysM peptidoglycan-binding domain-containing protein, producing the protein MKIKKSLSIITLTGVLIINAASYSFSQPSEGNRNGEVKEGDTSVYTIIKGDTLWDISGDFLKNPFLWPNIWENNKYIKNPDLIFPGKKLIIPSVIVTGPESGQEAATEEAPVSAAEATLPEQAATEPGEEAPLLLPPDIAQPHKRTAGPAAPSVVKPAIAANTIEAGGHIINNIESYGVIKGTREDRTIFAQGDIVYLDLSKVHANKVLLGQKFTIFRTSGPVIHPITKKTSGYLFTPIGVVEINRLQGYDASGMIIRSYNYASIGDQIQPYIPAQPVNEISKSSTEIEGYIIEAQEKSALSAQYSVVYVDKGAADGIIPGTILYVTGDRKDDVIAELRVLSVQDNTSAAFVKKSAEPFGTGSKVTTVIK